A DNA window from Selenomonas sp. oral taxon 126 contains the following coding sequences:
- the pelF gene encoding GT4 family glycosyltransferase PelF, giving the protein MRICLLAEGCYPYVVGGVSSWVQMLMTGLPEHEFVIYSVGAEAKDRGKFKYKLPENCIGVEESFLDEILSLRGSEMMENILTGEEQQTLYEFVSGKREVPLKRLAEIFHYGRWKSPLAVFMSSDFFDIIVRVYREEYNNLPFTDFFWTMRSMLLPLFYLLQQKLPEADVYHSVATGYCGVIGAMAATIYNKPYMITEHGIYSREREAEIIKSDWAKPDFKGVWIRYFYYLAKLSYNTADHLYTLFEHNGQIAADLGCAPEKIHIVPNGVHMERFTHIPPLVDHGGAITIGAVVRVVPIKDILTLLRAFAVVKRELTDAQLYVMGGLEEDPDYVAVCHRTVRMLGVEDVIFTGSIPVAEYLPKMDILVLSSISEGQPLAVLEGFSAHRPYVTTDVGCCRELIYGDSNDDLGTAGAVVAPMDYEAMAHEILRLARSYELRRGMAEVGFARTKAYYTYEQFIDAYRNAYEIEGKEAAHGGRRI; this is encoded by the coding sequence ATGCGGATTTGTCTCCTCGCGGAGGGGTGCTATCCCTACGTCGTGGGCGGGGTGTCCTCGTGGGTTCAGATGCTCATGACGGGGCTGCCGGAGCATGAGTTTGTCATCTACTCCGTCGGGGCGGAGGCGAAGGATCGCGGTAAATTCAAGTACAAGCTGCCCGAGAACTGTATCGGGGTCGAGGAGTCCTTTTTGGATGAAATTCTCTCCCTGCGCGGATCGGAGATGATGGAGAACATCCTCACGGGGGAGGAGCAGCAGACGCTCTACGAGTTTGTGAGCGGGAAGCGGGAAGTGCCGTTGAAACGCCTCGCAGAGATTTTTCACTACGGACGCTGGAAATCGCCGCTCGCAGTATTCATGTCGAGTGATTTCTTCGACATCATTGTCCGCGTCTATCGTGAGGAGTACAACAACCTGCCGTTCACGGATTTTTTCTGGACGATGCGTTCCATGCTCCTGCCGCTCTTTTATCTGCTCCAACAGAAACTGCCCGAGGCGGATGTGTACCACAGTGTCGCAACGGGCTACTGCGGTGTGATCGGTGCGATGGCGGCGACGATCTACAACAAGCCGTATATGATTACCGAGCACGGGATCTATTCGCGTGAGCGCGAGGCGGAGATCATCAAGAGCGACTGGGCAAAGCCGGATTTCAAGGGTGTCTGGATTCGCTATTTCTACTATTTGGCAAAGCTCTCGTACAATACGGCGGATCATCTCTACACGCTGTTCGAGCACAACGGGCAGATCGCCGCCGATCTCGGTTGTGCGCCCGAGAAGATCCACATCGTACCGAACGGCGTGCATATGGAGCGGTTTACCCACATCCCGCCGCTCGTGGATCACGGCGGGGCGATCACGATCGGTGCGGTCGTGCGCGTTGTGCCGATCAAGGACATCCTCACGCTCCTGCGCGCGTTTGCCGTCGTAAAGCGTGAACTGACGGACGCGCAGCTCTATGTTATGGGGGGGCTCGAAGAGGATCCCGACTACGTGGCGGTCTGCCATCGGACGGTGCGGATGCTCGGGGTGGAGGATGTGATCTTCACCGGCTCGATCCCCGTGGCGGAATACCTGCCGAAGATGGATATTCTCGTGCTCTCAAGCATCAGTGAGGGGCAGCCACTCGCCGTGCTCGAGGGATTCTCTGCGCACCGCCCCTATGTGACGACGGATGTGGGCTGCTGCCGCGAGCTGATCTATGGGGACAGCAACGACGATCTGGGGACGGCGGGCGCGGTGGTCGCTCCGATGGACTACGAGGCGATGGCGCACGAGATTCTGCGTCTTGCACGCAGCTACGAGCTGCGGCGGGGGATGGCGGAGGTCGGTTTTGCGCGGACGAAGGCGTACTATACCTACGAGCAGTTCATTGACGCCTATCGGAACGCATATGAAATAGAGGGAAAGGAGGCGGCTCATGGCGGGCGTCGGATTTGA